The following DNA comes from Brassica oleracea var. oleracea cultivar TO1000 chromosome C5, BOL, whole genome shotgun sequence.
TTTGTTCCGACACAACTTAGTTGACCGATAAACTGTTAACTTCAAACATGTCCACATCTGGATGTGATTTGAGCTTAATTTTTTCTTTAGATATAGGGTACTATAGTCATTTCAAGAAACCGACAAACGAGTAAAAGCAAAATGTTTTCCACTAAAAGAGTAAAGACAACACACAAAAAGAGAACAAAACTAATCACACTTCGCACTTTCTCCTCTAACACTCTCGCCGGAGATGCAACTGTTTCTCCTCCTTCTCCTCCTCGCCGCACTATCTCCTCCGGCGACTTCCCACTACTCATCCTCAACCTCATCTCCATCTTCCTCCTCCGTCTCCGAATGGCGTCCAGCTCGAGCCACCTACTACGCCGCCACGAATCCTAGAGACTTGGTGGGCGGTGCGTGTGGATACGGAGATCTCGTCAAATCTGGATACGGTATGTCCACGGTTGGTCTGAGCGAGACTCTGTTTGAGCGTGGTCAGATCTGTGGCGCTTGTTTCGAGCTCAGATGTGTCGATGATCTCCGTTGGTGTATCCCTGGAACTTCGATCATCGTCACCGCCACGAACTTCTGCGCTCCTAATTACGGGTTTGATCCCGACGGTGGTGGTCATTGTAACCCTCCGAACAAACATTTCGTGTTGCCGATCGAAGCGTTTGAGAAGATCGCTATTTGGAAAGCTGGGAACATGCCCGTGCAGTATCGAAGGTGCGTTTCCTCGAAATCCCCAAACTTTATTCGCGTTTCTTTAGTGATGCTTTTGCGGTTGTCGGAACGCGCAGTTCTGTCTTTTTGGCCTCTTTTTCAATTTGAATTTTTTTAAACAATTCATTCAAGCTATGAGATGAGATGGTTTTGATTTTGTTTTTTATATTCGGATTTGAGATTTTAGGGGTTATAAAACATTTAATAGAAATTTTAATTAAAAAAATATTCATAATTAAAAAGCATTAGCCCACCTATAAAAAAATTCAAAAAATTTTGGAGGCCAATGCTAATGCTTCATTTTAGTCTGTGTCCCAGCTCCGTTTATTTAGTCGACAGCTCTGTGCTTTATATGAGCTGAGTTTGCCGTACATGGTCTCCTAAATTAGAAAATTACTGTATTACCCCTGACCATCGTTTCTACTTAACAGAGGAGACAAGTGTGTAACAAGATTCAACTATGGTATAGAAATGGATTAATGGCGTATTGTTGTATTTGCTGATCATGTGTTGTGTATAGGAAGATTAGTTTATAGAGTGCAAGAGTATATTAACCATTAGTGAAAATAGAATAAGAATCAATGGTAGAATTTGACCAAAAAAGAAGAAAAAAAAAAAGAATCAATGATAGGACTGAAACTGATTGCTTCTAGGAACCAAGAGTATATTAACCATTTGTGAAAATAGAATAAGAATCAATGGTAGAATTTGACTAAAAAAGAAGAAAAAAAAAGAATCAATGATAGGACTGAAACTGATTGCTTCTAGGAACCAAGCCATCACTGATTTTCCCGGTTTATGCTACTATGATTCATTGGTTTTGTGGAGTGTTTTGCGACTGTAAGAGTTTTACAGATCATATAACCATTGGTTTTGCCGAAACAGGATAAACTGTAGAAAGGAAGGGAGCATTAGGTTTACAGTAGACGGTGGAGGCATTTTCATTTCGGTTCTGATCACAAATGTTGCCGGATCCGGTGATATATCCGCTGTGAAGATCAAAGGTTCGAGAACCGGGTGGTTACCAATGGGTCGTAACTGGGGACAGAACTGGCACATCAACGCCGATCTCAAGAACCAAGCTCTCTCGTTTGAAGTAACTTCTAGTGACAAATCAACCGTGACAGCTTACAACGTCGCTCCTAGAAACTGGGATTACGGACAAACCTTCGAAGGCAAACAATTCGAGACTCCGTAACACACACACCGAGATATCTCGTGATTCTTTTTGTTACTAGTGAGAATTTTTTGATGGCAAGTCTATGTATTTTGGTATCTATTCGTTGTTTACATTACTAATGAAAAGAATGCATAATATAACTTCAAAGTCGAAAGATTTATAATCAATAACCAAGAATGTAAGTTCACTTAGATCATTTA
Coding sequences within:
- the LOC106296005 gene encoding expansin-A13, whose translation is MQLFLLLLLLAALSPPATSHYSSSTSSPSSSSVSEWRPARATYYAATNPRDLVGGACGYGDLVKSGYGMSTVGLSETLFERGQICGACFELRCVDDLRWCIPGTSIIVTATNFCAPNYGFDPDGGGHCNPPNKHFVLPIEAFEKIAIWKAGNMPVQYRRINCRKEGSIRFTVDGGGIFISVLITNVAGSGDISAVKIKGSRTGWLPMGRNWGQNWHINADLKNQALSFEVTSSDKSTVTAYNVAPRNWDYGQTFEGKQFETP